The Manihot esculenta cultivar AM560-2 chromosome 1, M.esculenta_v8, whole genome shotgun sequence genome has a window encoding:
- the LOC110627023 gene encoding uncharacterized protein LOC110627023, translating to MAETEGHQVGIVMGYPCQPYFQSYDQKQPPSFAATAAAAAASNSGWTIRNNSARPPPDSYRMTTTQNHAELDCSNVTTDKKNLMMEALLVLFAGILALGFIFWRASLMITDFRPPKFEVDAVTVYPFNISSSSHITASWNISLFIENPKSISFYYEDMKASVLLKNESICSTMVGNLFIDGRYEKGMMVKANLAASSVSMNQTVAEAAIAEMTEEQAVSFSFMLNVIGRMDPGNSDEKRKRMVASCEDLKVGFNTNSQVGKLMGSPIACNLRIYKYNME from the coding sequence ATGGCAGAAACAGAAGGTCATCAAGTTGGAATCGTAATGGGCTACCCATGTCAACCCTACTTCCAAAGTTATGATCAGAAGCAACCTCCAAGTTTTGCAGCCACAGCCGCCGCAGCAGCAGCCTCCAACTCTGGCTGGACAATAAGAAATAACTCCGCTCGCCCACCTCCTGATAGCTACCGGATGACCACCACACAGAATCATGCTGAGCTTGATTGCAGCAACGTAACGACAGATAAAAAGAACCTTATGATGGAAGCACTTCTCGTTTTATTTGCTGGTATTCTTGCATTGGGCTTCATTTTCTGGAGAGCTTCGCTAATGATAACCGATTTCCGTCCACCCAAGTTCGAAGTTGATGCAGTGACAGTCTATCCTTTCAACATCTCGTCATCTTCTCACATAACAGCAAGCTGGAACATCAGTTTATTCATAGAAAACCCTAAATCAATCTCCTTCTATTATGAAGATATGAAGGCTTCTGTTTTGCTGAAGAACGAGAGTATCTGTTCTACAATGGTTGGGAATTTGTTTATTGATGGTCGCTATGAGAAGGGGATGATGGTGAAGGCTAATCTTGCGGCCTCCTCAGTGTCTATGAACCAGACAGTAGCAGAGGCTGCAATTGCTGAGATGACAGAAGAACAAGCTGTGAGCTTCTCCTTCATGTTGAATGTTATTGGAAGAATGGATCCTGGGAATAGTGATGAAAAAAGGAAGCGTATGGTGGCCTCGTGTGAGGATCTGAAGGTTGGATTCAACACTAATTCTCAAGTGGGAAAGTTGATGGGTAGCCCAATTGCTTGCAATCTACGTATCTACAAATATAATATGGAATGA